In one Lolium rigidum isolate FL_2022 chromosome 3, APGP_CSIRO_Lrig_0.1, whole genome shotgun sequence genomic region, the following are encoded:
- the LOC124697320 gene encoding ribosomal RNA small subunit methyltransferase E, with protein sequence MVPTLTVVETVLDEKTDCASCNCLIVLCFSGVLYSCEKQKPPPPAPPPPAAAQVRTHPGRGNNTPAAAMPPVATFSYFSALVRRPPPPRFRRLLVAAARAHSTSGASQARGGLPRFHSPSLPSSKGEVVRIQGDEFWHMTRVLRLGIHDRVELFDGAGGLVEGSIQKVDKNGSDVELLENARLIAPQGIQWHVFAAFGTLKGGRADWLIEKCTELGASSVTPLLTERCHTIAENRVDRLQRLVLAAVKQCQRVHDMSLKPPIQIHDLSLVVAQSKLAFLASAEAPPVLTVLPNSSNEESGLLIIGPEGDFTEEEVNVLKAAGAVPVGLGPCRLRVETATISLLSALMLWSDARQQERQQCR encoded by the exons ATGGTTCCAACCCTAACCGTCGTCGAGACAGTTCTAGATGAGAAAACTGATT GCGCGAGCTGCAACTGCCTCATCGTTCTCTGCTTCTCCGGTGTCCTGTACTCCTGTGAGAAGCAGAAGCCACCTCCtccggcgcctccacctccagcggcgGCGCAGGTCCGCACGCACCCAGGCCGCGGCAACAACACACCAGCTGCAGCGATGCCACCCGTCGCCACCTTCTCGTACTTCTCCGCGTTGGtgcgccggcctccgccgccgagattccggcgcctcctcgtcgctgccgcgcGAGCGCACAGCACTTCCGGGGCCAGCCAGGCTCGCGGAGGCCTGCCGCGGTTCCACTCCCCGTCTCTCCCCTCGTCCAAG GGTGAGGTAGTTCGCATCCAAGGCGACGAGTTCTGGCACATGACACGCGTGTTGCGTCTTGGCATCCATGACAG GGTTGAACTATTCGATGGGGCGGGTGGCTTAGTTGAAGGATCCATACAAAAGGTTGACAAGAATGGATCAGATGTTGAATTATTAGAGAATGCTAGGCTAATTGCTCCTCAAGGAATTCAGTGGCATGTCTTTGCTGCATTTG GGACGTTGAAAGGTGGTCGTGCAGATTGGCTTATAGAGAAATGTACT GAACTTGGAGCTTCCAGTGTTACGCCACTTTTGACTGAAAGATGTCATACAATAGCAGAAAATAGAGTGGACAGGTTGCAACGACTGGTGTTGGCTGCCGTTAAACAAT GCCAGAGAGTACACGATATGTCACTGAAGCCTCCAATTCAGATACATGATCTTTCGCTGGTT GTGGCACAGTCAAAGCTTGCTTTCTTAGCATCTGCTGAAGCGCCTCCTGTTTTAACTGTTTTGCCAAATTCCAGCAACGAAGAAAGTGGGCTTTTAATTATTGGACCAGAAGGAG ACTTCACAGAAGAGGAGGTAAATGTTTTGAAGGCAGCTGGTGCGGTCCCGGTTGGTCTTGGGCCATGCAGGCTACGGGTCGAGACAGCTACGATTTCACTCCTATCTGCTCTCATGCTGTGGTCCGATGCTCGTCAACAGGAAAGACAGCAATGCAGGTAG